Proteins found in one Paludisphaera rhizosphaerae genomic segment:
- a CDS encoding HIT family protein produces the protein MLDRIWAPWRAQYVTGEVRATDAPACFLCAGLAQDRDAENLIAWRGDETVVVLNRYPYNNGHLLIAPTAHKATLAELEGRELTQPIETIRWMTTILDRMMRPHGYNIGLNQGRAAGAGLPGHLHWHIVPRWDGDVNFMPILGETKVITESLSSFHERLRREIEADLASGARP, from the coding sequence TTGCTCGACCGAATCTGGGCGCCCTGGCGTGCGCAATATGTGACGGGGGAGGTCCGCGCGACCGACGCTCCGGCCTGCTTTCTCTGCGCGGGCTTGGCTCAGGACCGAGACGCCGAGAACCTGATCGCCTGGAGGGGGGATGAGACCGTCGTCGTCCTCAACCGCTACCCCTACAACAATGGGCACCTTCTGATCGCCCCCACCGCGCACAAGGCGACCCTCGCCGAGCTTGAGGGCCGAGAGCTTACCCAACCGATCGAGACGATCCGGTGGATGACCACCATCCTGGACCGGATGATGCGGCCCCACGGCTACAACATCGGCCTGAACCAGGGTCGCGCGGCCGGCGCAGGGCTCCCCGGCCATCTCCACTGGCACATCGTCCCGCGTTGGGACGGCGACGTGAACTTCATGCCGATCCTCGGCGAGACCAAGGTGATCACCGAAAGCCTCTCGTCCTTCCACGAACGCCTGCGAAGAGAGATCGAGGCGGACCTTGCCTCCGGCGCTCGCCCCTGA
- a CDS encoding PIN/TRAM domain-containing protein, translated as MLLVFIRIAFILVVAAVGSKLAGVVGENELGKPAVFFVGLMLAAIAFVIGDLLTPRKKIQTISAIYFGVIVGIFLSNLINDALQPAMHQSLNPLIHPVVSSVIMVFITYICISTLLQTKDDFRFVIPYVEFSKEVKGARPLVLDTSVVIDGRIADVAETKVIDQPMVVPRFVLQELQGIADSSDKLRRNRGRRGLDILNRLQKSPGVEVRIDDAEIPELAGVREVDQRLVILAKHLGGKVVTNDYNLNKIARLQGVDVINLNDLANAMKPIVLPGENLGVKLIKRGEESGQGVGYLDDGTMVVAEQGAYHLGENVRLTVTSVLQTSAGRMIFGRLDQVPPPKGAGVSNQQAHHDNPPSAPQGRNRDA; from the coding sequence ATGTTGCTTGTATTCATCCGGATCGCATTCATCCTCGTCGTCGCAGCCGTCGGTTCAAAGCTGGCTGGAGTCGTCGGCGAGAATGAGTTGGGAAAGCCGGCGGTCTTCTTCGTCGGTCTGATGCTGGCGGCGATCGCCTTCGTCATCGGCGACCTGCTGACCCCCCGCAAGAAGATCCAGACGATTTCCGCCATATATTTCGGGGTCATCGTCGGCATCTTCCTGAGCAACCTCATCAACGACGCCCTCCAGCCGGCGATGCACCAGTCTCTCAACCCGCTGATCCACCCAGTGGTTTCCAGCGTGATCATGGTCTTCATCACCTACATCTGCATCTCGACCCTGTTGCAGACCAAGGACGACTTCCGATTCGTCATCCCTTACGTCGAGTTCTCGAAGGAGGTCAAGGGAGCGCGGCCGTTGGTGCTGGACACCTCGGTCGTGATCGACGGGCGGATCGCCGACGTGGCTGAAACCAAAGTCATTGACCAGCCGATGGTCGTCCCCCGGTTCGTCCTTCAGGAGCTGCAGGGGATCGCCGACAGCTCCGACAAGCTCCGACGCAACCGCGGCCGGCGCGGGCTGGACATCCTGAATCGACTCCAGAAGTCGCCCGGCGTGGAGGTCCGCATCGATGACGCCGAGATCCCCGAACTGGCCGGAGTCCGCGAGGTCGATCAGCGGCTGGTGATCCTCGCGAAGCATCTCGGAGGCAAGGTCGTCACCAACGACTACAACCTCAACAAGATCGCCCGACTCCAGGGAGTGGACGTCATCAACCTCAATGACCTGGCCAACGCGATGAAGCCCATCGTCCTGCCGGGCGAGAATCTGGGCGTTAAGCTCATCAAGCGGGGCGAAGAGTCAGGCCAGGGCGTCGGCTATCTCGACGACGGGACGATGGTCGTGGCCGAACAGGGGGCCTACCACCTGGGCGAAAACGTGCGGCTGACCGTCACCAGCGTCCTGCAGACCAGCGCAGGGCGGATGATCTTCGGTCGACTGGACCAGGTGCCGCCCCCCAAGGGGGCTGGCGTCTCGAACCAGCAGGCCCACCACGACAACCCGCCCTCTGCCCCGCAGGGCCGGAACCGGGACGCCTGA